The region atccccatattattacttaccctcttgctcttttgcaccccagtatcgctacttgcacatcatcatctgcacatatatcactccagtattaatgctaaattgtaattattttcgcctctatggcctatttattgcctacctgcCTACtctcctacatttgcacacactgtacatagatctttctatttttattttcttttgtgttattgactgtacatttgtttatgtgtaactctgtgttgttgtttttgtcacactgctttgctttatcttggccaggtcgcagttgtaaatgagaacttgttctcaactggcctacctggttaaataaaggtgaaataaaacatttaaaaataaacaCAAGTATGCAGAGCTGCAGTGCAGGAAGTGTCACTCTGAAGAGGGCACTGTTTCCTCACAATAATACCGTGTTGGTGAGGGTAAAGCAGGAGGATAGAGGGCCATGAAGCCAGAtggcacaaagaccagggagcacCATTTCCTTACCAGTCCAGCTAAGTCCCAGGTGGTCAGCCACGATGGCCATCCGCAGGTCTGTTCGCTCACAGGGACTCTGAGGACCTGAAGGGCAGAGAACATCTATTAATCAACACTGTTCAGTATCTTTTCTACTGACTGAAATTGGAGTACAGAGGACTCTTTCCTTTTCTGGCCAAGCGTGGAATTTTCCAAATTATATAAATTCATACTGAGTGTTTTGCAGCCTCTCCTCTGGGTTTGATATAGACATGTTTAATCAACAGGTTTACCGTGAATGTGAATTGTATTATTCAATGGGTTGGTTAGGCTGACAACACTTCAGATTTGGTTTCCAGAATGGCAAGAAAAGGCAGACTAGACACAATATGACGGACTACAGTGTGTCATTTGGACACAGATGCTCTGTGAATGTTTGTGAATAtgtatcctcaaagcaggcagtAATTGTCATAAGAACTATACAAACAAAATAAAGTAAAAACATTGGTCAAAAGTGTCATGTACTCGTAGGAGCTCTAGTGGACTCACAGTTCTTAATGGGACTACACAGTACACATGCGGACAACCTTTGTGTTTTTGCTAAGGCTAATTAGCTCAGTGACACAACCTGAACATGAAATAGAATAAACTAGAACTGCTGTTATCAGTAGCCAccctgcacagacagacagatagacagactcaGTAGCCGTCAACAGGAAACTGGCTGTGCCAGTGCACCAGTCACTACTCTGGCATGCTGAGGTCTCTGACAACTAAGGGGttggggggagaaggaggagagtctGACAAGGACAAATACAGTACATAGATGACGATGACAGAATGACGGCTACTATTTTAAGAGAATAAACACGCCACAGGCAATCAATCACAACGACTTCATGCAACTAAGGTTTTAACAAGTGTGAAAGTTTTACAAACTAGGCTTGATCTCCGCGACGGGGGGCGCCCGAGGCCCCGCAACCTGACTGCCCTCCTTCCCACCAGTCCGCCTACTCCTCCTGCTCCTTTCACTGCCGGAGGCCCTGTCGACCTTAGCTCTTACGGACAAGGCCCCGGCCTCAGCTCTCGAGCCTCTACCAGACCTCGACGAGCGGGAGGGCTGAGAGGGGGCCGACAGAGAGGTGCTCCTGGAGGTGCTGTCTTCCTCGGACTGTTCTCCCTGTGTCTTTTTCTCTTCGTCTGACAGGCGGTCGGCCAGCTTTAGCGTCTCCCCGCTAATGCCCTTAAAGTACTCGATGGTGCGTTTACAAACCTCGCTGGCGTTCTCCCTACTCGTCTCACCTGCCGAGCTAACCTGAGATCTGTTTTTAATGGAGAACCTGgagggtaactgtatagctactCTTTCCCTGCTAGACTGAGCTGTTACCTGCACTGATATTGGGGAGCTGGTTGTGCTGCTCTTTTTAATATCTTTGATTGGGATTCTAGACCTGGGCTCTACTTTGGCAATGACAGGCTCTGCTCTTCTCCTGACCTCAGCCTTGACAACCTGTTTGGGTTTTTGCTTCCCTATTGCTGTGGCTTGTGTACGAAAAGACCACCCTGGCGCTTTGACAGGCAGCCTAGACTTTTGCTGCTTCGTCTCAGCTTCCTTGATGGCTTCACTTTCTCTTTGTTCAGCCTGAACACTGCTTTCTTCTACTCTCTCTACAGAGTCACTACAGAACAAAGCTTCAATCCTACTGGCTTTCTGAAGTGTGGGTTCAGAAGACGACTGCAAATTAAACACCACACTGCCACACTGTATATAGTTAGCCTGCACGCTTGAGGACTCaaggttattgttgttattgcagTTCTCTGCAGGGTAATCTCTTCTTTCTGACAGCTTTGGATCTGTGTATCCGCTAGACTGACTCTCCACTGACTGGTTTTCCAAGTTAATGTACTCTGCCATCTGACTTTCTGCCATCTCTGCCTTACATTCTTTGAGATCCCCAGAGTCTTTTTTCACTGTAATGGAGACGGCTATTCCCATCTTAATGGGGGTGCGTAATTTGGGGTCAACTTTAGAGGCCGTAATCGTGCATGAGGATGTGATCTCGGCTACAGTGACACCAGAAGGCGCATCGCTACAGCCAGTGCCAGTCTGTGCAGGGCTGCACTTTGCTGATGTGCTGCTGTCTGTGGCAGTCTCTAccttcaccccttcacccctctccCCTGTTTTTGACTGAGAGGTAACTACCCCCGGActcttaccccctctccccttgtCCCCTGATTTCCCATCAGAGGAATGCTCACCAATCTGGAAAAATTGAAGTCTCTCTTCAACAAAGTCCCGCTTGCTCATGTCAATTGCACCACTGCGCGTCATCTCAAACATCTTCCCCTCGTGGAAGGGGAAAGGGTTAGGCTCGCTAGTCGGTGTGCTCTCATCAGTCGGGGTTCTAGCAGGGGTAGTGTCTGGAGTGGTGGCTTGCGACTTGTCATCCACAGACAAACCGAAAGGCTTGGGATCTTCTTCTTTCGCTTTGGCATCAAAAACTCCTTCTCCCCCTTTGCTTGACCAGGGGTCAAAGTCTAAGCCTTTCGTGGCGACAGTTTTGAAGGTAGAGTTTAACTCCTCTTCGAGTTGATAGCCAAAGAAGTTATCTGCAAAGCCTTGTCTATCGCCCTGTCTATCTGGATGTCTTCCCTCGAGAGTGTAGTCTTTTTCATCTCCAATGTTTTGATCTGAGTTTGCTTTCCCATTATCCCCTCCATCCTCACTTGGTGTTTTCTCCTCCTCTATGACTTCAAGCTTTGATTGACTAAAGGAACGATCACATGTCTTGCCGTCATTGGACAGGCTGGATGTCTTAGGGTCTTGTTCACTCAACCCATCATCCTCATCTTGAAGGTCATAGCCATCGAGAGAGTCTATTTCAGTAGCATCTGTGTCATGAGAGAACTCAGTTGTGGCAATGGAGCAGTCTGTGATTGACTGGTCATTTTGCTCCAAGTCTTCCTCCTCTGCTTTTACAACGCCATTAGTACCTGACTCCTTGTTGTTTCCGTTCCTCTCAGGCTTTTTGGGTTTCAGAcgcttctctccttcctccttctccttcatCTTGAAGGTGTACTTTTTGTTGGGGATGGGATGGAAGATAGACTCATCATCGCTAGAGTTACTGTCATCTGCTCCAGGGGGAACTGGAGACGGAGGCTGAACCCTGATGATGGGCTCTGCAAGGAGGTGCTGATCATGCTCCTCTTGGAGGTtcacctccatcatctctgtcTCAGCCTCTGAGGAGGCACAAGACCCCCTCTTCTCAGGGTCCGAATGCTCAGCCTCTAAAGGCGGAGGTGGGGGAAACTCAATGTAAGCGACTCGTTTCTCTTTGGGTCGTTTCAATGTTTCCTGGTTTCTGTTGGAGGGTTCTGATGAGGCAGGCTTGGTTTTCTGTGGCAGAGACTCCGTGTAGATGAAGGTCTTTCCTTCGTCTTCCTCAGACTCCTCTGCTATTGGACTGGGCATGCTGGGCATATATCCAATCACGGAATCTGTCTTTCTGGAGGCAAGGCTCACCTCCTCAGAGCTTGGTGTCTCAGGAGTAACAGGACTCTTGCCAGAGCTGTCCATGAAAGTTACTTGCTCTAAAGTGTCATCCTCTGGGCTGCCTTGAGGAGATGGGGGCTGTTTTTGTTTGACAGTATAAAATGCTCCCCGTGTCTCGTGCACTGTTCGGCTCTCGTGACTCACTATTTTTTGGTACGTTCCCAGCAGCCCAGTTGTTTCTTTTTCATATTGCTTGCCCACTTGGATGCTTACATAAACTGGCAATGGTTTGATGTCTTTGAAACCCTCAGTGACAACTACAGGGGTTATGTTTTCCAAGTATTCTACTTGGTCGCTATCTATACCATTACATACTACAGTTGACTGACTACTATCATAAGAATCTGAGGATTTTTCTACTGATGAGTCGTTTGTAGATTTGTTGGCTTCAGAGCTGCCATGTAACCGATTTCTAGCTAAAGTAGGTATTTGTGATCCTGCCCTTTCACATAGTTTAACAGAGGTATCTAACTTTAATGATGTGGATTGATGATTCTCTGAGAAACTACATGGCATTCTAACAGGAATTTGCGATTCCGAGTTTTTTTTTAGACTACCGGTACGTACATCACTACTATTTGGGTTTTCTCGAACCACAAGCTCTGTGTAAATAGTTTTCTTGGTTGTCTCTTCTTTACTGGTTATTCCATCTCTAAAGCCCTGCAGTTGTCTTTGTGAATTTCTGTCATTGCCATGCGCATCTTGAACTAACGTGTGAGCTAGTTTTGACACTTGCGGTTTATAGTTTCCATTTCCATGACATTCCCAAGTTTTGAAGGACTTTTTTTCTTCCTGTTCATTTCCGTTTGTGTCGTGTTTAGGAGATGAGCATATATACCTATTAGCACTGGGGCTTGGTCCACTAGATCCTCTAACCTCACTTTCTATAACTTTCCTGGTACTTCCTGGACTGTCTGGTGATTTGGGGATATTTGAGCCAGCAAAGACTTGATACACAGGCAGCGTACTTTCCTGGAGTTTTCTTACTGGGGCATTTGATGTTTGTCCCCATTGTGGACCCTTTTCTTGCTTCTGAGCCTCTTGTTCAAATTTTAGCCTAACAGCGCTGACTTTGGAGcatgacatttgaaatggttTAGAAGCGTCACCTGCATTGCCCTGTGAAGTGCCATCACCTGGTTTTCTATTgtcatcattatactgtagcagcACTCTCCTCTCTGGGCTGCTCGGTAAACTAGCACATTTTCTATCACTAGAGCCAAATCTGTCCCTGAAACGTTCTCTACATTCCTCACCACTGCTCCCATTCTTATAGGTTGATCTTTCAGGACTGCTGTGCGTAGAGCTAGGCCCAGATCGTGTTTCCCTAAAGTCTGACCTGCGGGACTTCTTCTCAGGGGATGAGAGCTCATCATTCAGTTTCTCCGTCTTATCACGAAAAAACTGAGAGACTTCACTAAGCTTTTCCTCTGCTTCCTTAACAGTTCTGTCTACTCTGTCTTCATATATTAGCTTTTCTCTATTCTGGCTCTGTCTGTCATCAGTGACACGCATCCAAACAGAGTGCTTTGGGCTACCAGGTTCGGAGGAATACTGCAATAATGTTAGTTTGTCAAAGTTATCATCTACATTGGCATTTTCACCTGATTTGTCAATGTTTGATGACCTCAAAATATATTCTTGCCTTGATCCACTAGACCGTTCCTGACTATAACTACTCCTATCTGGGGAGTGAAAATGAGACCTGTCCCTCAAATACTCCTCGGTGTCAGAGTGAGAAGAGTCTGGTTTCTCAGAGAGAAGCATTTTGTCTGCAAAGTTGTAGGACTCCCCTCTGAGTTCTGATGATTCATCATCATTATATTCCACTGACTGCTGGCTGAGAAGCTTCAGGGCTTTGTACGAGTCATCTGCCATGAGCTGTGCAGAGCTTGGACGACTGTCGTCTTCCTGTGACATGGGCGTGTTTACTCTGGAAGACTCTAGGTAACAGGGGAGCGATTCTTcaggctcctcctctccctgtcgcGACAGTCCGCTGTTCCCTTGGTAGAAGTACATCTCCTTCTCTGGGGCATTTTTTGTTTCCCGGATGATGACCTCAGTTGGTTCAGTTTTGTTGCCCTTTTCAATGTGAACCTCGATTATTCTTTCAACCTTGGGCTTTGAGTTTATATCCCTCTGCGATGTGTCATCATTGCCGGCCCTGTGCTCAAACAGTCCAGCAAGTTCTCTGGAGGGATCCCTGCCTGACTGGAAAGCTTTCATGATATCATGCACTGACATTGATTCTTCCATCCTCTCGGATGCATTCtctttactctggggtttgtggtacacCATTCGGGTGGTAGTCGTGATGTGGGTCTCTTCCTTCACACGCATGCTCTTGCCCATTGAGTCATCGTCTGGGCTGATTTTCATCTGAAATGATTTTGTTTGGTCCACATTGGATGCATTCAGAACTTTGGGTTCTGCATCAGTGTATCGAACTGCCCTTGTATCCTCCATCATTGGTTGCTTGTTATCTTCAGGAGACTCATAACTCCTAATAACACGAACAACCTCAGTCCTTGTCTCAGTGATTACTGGTGGAATATCCTGGAAAAGTGCCTTGGGTCCCATGCCTTCTGCACTCTGTGGGGCAGAGGGTGTCCTTTCACTCCTCGTCTCAAAGCCACTGTCTGAGAGGGGACTCTTGTCCTGGTCATGTGAGATGTCATCTGGAGATTCTAACATGGCATCAGGCCCAAATAGCACATCTGCTAGTTTACAGAGCTCCTTTTCTGAGGCAGAGGACCGCATGTTTGCGGGTGGCATTTTCAGCTTGTGCTCAGGTTTAAGCATTCGTTtttgtttctcctctccttcccttctaACCTCATCGGATTTATGCTTTGCATCTGCAGTTTTTGAGATAGAGCCACTGTCAATGTCATTTGTCAAGTAGTCTACTACCTTCAATAGATTAAAATCTCTGTCTGGTATAGTCTTAGTTTTGATTTGAGGAACCACTGTCTCATATCTTGGTGGATAACTCCAGTTGCTTGGCTGGGGATCCACTGGTGCTTGTTTAGAGCACTGTGCCTCATCGGTTTTATTCATTTTAATAGCCGTCTTGCTATCCTTGACCGTATCCTTGGTCAGTATCTCACTAACTTTGACCAGGTCCTGTTTGACTTTCTCTACAATTCTGCAAGGCTCCTCGTCCTCTATTTTAGCCTCTTTGGGAGAGTCAGACTGGAAACCTTTGGAGGCTGAACTTGGTTCTGTTTGCAAGATGTTAGACATCCGTATCAAGTCCTCTTTCATTTCTGCCACGTCCTTCAGTATCTCTTGGCTGGAGGACAGCGGGGATGAGGTGGTGGATTTCAGGGCAGTCGGGGGCATAAATAAGGGGGATTTGACAGGTGACAGAGTTCTGGCAAAGGAAGACTGGGCTGAGTTTGTCTCAGCAGGCATAGTTTTTCGAGAGGACGAGAGGGCAGCAGCTGGCGTTGACACTTCAGGGAGCTTTTTAAATTGGGGCTCTGGCAACACATTTATAACCGAATACACTGGGACCGTCATGGTGCCAGATGTGACAGTGGTGGTAGAGTTCGGTGGGGACCTTAGAGTGGCATATAGGGAACTAGAGGCTGAGGATCTTATGGATTGGTAAGATGATGACGCTGAGGAGGACATGGACTTCAGAGTGCCATATCCAGAGGCAGAGCAGGAATTGAAAGTCTTTTCAACCTCGTCAAAGGCTGCATTTACGCTTGTCGTTGCTGCATTGGTGGTTGCCTGTATCCTCTCCTGTAAGCTGCTGGAGAGTAGGGACGTGGGCGAGGAGGAGCGGTACTTTGTAGGGGATACTGTTCCATTGATCAGAGCTGCAGCACTAGGAGGTGTGTTGGATTTAATTGGTGAGGAAAGGGAGGAAAATAGACTTAAGGGGTCTGCATTGGACCGGACAGAGGAGAGGCCAGGAACAGTTTTTATAGGAGAGGACGATGCTGTGGTGCCCACCATGACACCCTTGAATGGCAGAGTTGAACTGTACATGTTCAGTGAGGATTTGGGGGAAGCAGGTGGGCTCATGGCGATTGATGACCTCTCTAGCAGACACCCCACACCAGTGCTGATGGGAGAGGTTCTAGAAGACAATGCTGCCAGTCCCTTGATGGAAACGGGGTCTGGAACGCTTCTGACTGGCGATGACAGGAGACTGGGGGTGACCTGAACTGGGTACTGGGTCTGCTGAACTACAGTCTTAATTGGGGATGAAATTGTCCTGTACGACCTGATGGGGGATGCTACGTCGCTGACTGACTTGATGGAATGGGCCGGTGAGCAGCCTATGTTGGACTTGATGGGGGATGCCGAGGTGATGGACCACACGGACTTCAGTGGAGAGGCATTGGGCGTGTTGGACGATGAACTGGAGTGGGAACCGAACCCAGACTTGGCTTGCTCAGGGACGGAGACAGGAACAGCCGACCACGCCTGATAAGATCTCGTTGAAAAGACAGGTTTGTAAGCGTAGCCAGTAGGCTGTGTTCTCTGCGAGCTCCGATCAGTTGTTTCTTGAATAACCAAACCAAAGATTGAACATAAATTCAACaaaaaataattgaaataataaaacaGGAAAACCAGAGAGAGAAAGTTGGCGTCAGTAGGCCAATATTAATCAAAGCAGTAAGAATAATACAATGGTGAATTTATGCAATGTCAATTACTATCTAAACAAAGGTTGGATGAAAAGTGATTGTTTGAGGTCAATGATCTGTCATAAATAGAAAAGATACAAGATAACACATGATGAAGCATATGAGGCAACGAAATGCTTGAGGTAGCTAACAGTGGAGAAGAAAATATTAGAAATGtaccaagacaacaacaacaaccactctAACCATGTGTGACTTTCGATGTGCTTTGTCTGTTTGCCTTTTTGCTACAGTGCCTTTTATATACTTGGTGCCCTTCATGATCATATGTTTTCAATGCCAAAAATGATCCCACAATCCTTTTGGTAGATTATTGGTGCAATAACTGTCTCAAGGGTTCACTTATTGATTGGTTCACACAAAATGAAAGAAGGCCCTGAACAATCGCAAAGCCCATAAGAGTGAGGTGTTCTTCAAAAGAATGAAAAAGATACAAGAGAATAATTTAATTTGACACAGGGTTCAAAATCTATTTCAAAAATAATAAATTAACATTTGGATGTTGCAATGCCAGTTGTTTTCCCACAAATGTGATGAGACAACAAAAAACAGGAAAATAAATTTCACAAAATGGAGAGGGTCTGCAAAGTATAAGACACAGTAAACCATGCAAGTGTTGTCGTGGATGGATATGAATCATGACGTCTATGATGACAGTATGGAAAGTGCTCATAATTCTACACTATGGATGTATGGATATATCATAAAGGCAATATCTTACACTGCATATGAAGTTGTACAACGTTTCTGAAAGTAAAGATGTTAAACTCACTCGCTGCAGGGTCGGTCAGATAGCTGTAGCGCTTACGCAAAGCTAAGGAGGCAAAGGTATGACGTCGGTCTGGTTTTTCAgtctgcaacaacaaaaacaacaaaatatgtTTTAACATAAAATGTAGATTGGATTTAAAGGCCAAAAAGGTATCTTCCCTTTTTTCACACTACTGCCAGAATTTCTcccattttgtggttttgaaatAAAATCAAGATGATGCATTTAGATTTTCTGAAGTCCATGTTGTTGAGATAGTAGGCACTGTAGGTGATTGTGTTGTAAGTCACCTTCGGCTGATGACTCAAATATCCATGCTTTCCTCTGATTGGATAGATTAAGTGTTACATTGGTGGTGCGATTTAAAGTGTATTTATCTGTCTAATTTTGAAGAAACACATGCAATATGTGATTATTAGATTTGGAGAACTCTGGTGAGATGTCCACAAGCTGACACTGAGAATGCACCTGATCTCTAAAATAAATGATTTAAAGAGGACTCACTCCATTAGTCATGGATGAATGTTCTTTTGAGATCATGAGATGTAATGTAAATGAAGGAAAACACTCTGAGATATAGCTATAAAACATGAAACATTCATGTCATCTTTTGCTGACTAGGTTATGTTGACTTTTCCTCATGCAACGAATAACTCATTGGTCTTGTATAGGTGTGAACAAAACATTGGCAGAAGATGGCTGAAACCACAACTAAGCTAGAGTACTATGCACTACAGCGGGGTTTATCCTCTTCTATCTGCcattccgaaagcactgtatgtcACGCTCTCTGAAAATAGTGTGGAGGGATGGTGTTTCCTACTAGCCTACCTACTGAACACATATGGAAAGAAAGATATGGAAAATAAGCCAGGGTGTGGTACACAAATTGCTCCACTTGGCTTGGGATGAGGACAATAATAATGAAA is a window of Salmo salar chromosome ssa18, Ssal_v3.1, whole genome shotgun sequence DNA encoding:
- the LOC106577144 gene encoding ankyrin-3 isoform X36; translated protein: MTGDTDKYLRPQDLKELGDDSLPQEGYMGFSIGVRSASPRISSDRSNTLNRSSYARDSMMIEEILAPTKDTHLAVTRDYDAECLRRYSWTPDTIDHSNTVSSPIHSGLSSPLPQYDSRFLVSFMVDARGGSMRGSRSNGMRIIIPPRKCTAPTRITCRLAKRHKLAYPPPMVEGEGLVSRLVEVGPAGAQFLGPVIVEIPHFGSMRGKERELIVLRSDNGDTWKEHQYDCHPSDITDILNGMDEELDSNAELEKKRICRIITRDFPQYFAVVSRIKQESNHMGPEGGTLTSLTMPMVQASFPQGALTKKIRVGLQAQPVPDDMVRNLLGNRATFSPIVTVEPRRRKFHKPITMTIPVPPRSAEGHPIGPRGDSTPCLRLLCSITGGTSPAQWEDITGTTPLSFVTDCVSFTTNVSARFWLADCHQIPETVGLASQLYRELICVPYLAKFVVFAKMNDPVESRLRCFCMTDDKVDKTLEQQENFEEVARSKDIEVLEGKPIHVDCYGNLSPLIKSGQQLIFNFFSFKENRLPFNVKVRDMGQEPCGRLSFLKEPKTTKGLPQTAICNLNITLPTHKKDMMESDPDDETEKPDRRHTFASLALRKRYSYLTDPAAKTTDRSSQRTQPTGYAYKPVFSTRSYQAWSAVPVSVPEQAKSGFGSHSSSSSNTPNASPLKSVWSITSASPIKSNIGCSPAHSIKSVSDVASPIRSYRTISSPIKTVVQQTQYPVQVTPSLLSSPVRSVPDPVSIKGLAALSSRTSPISTGVGCLLERSSIAMSPPASPKSSLNMYSSTLPFKGVMVGTTASSSPIKTVPGLSSVRSNADPLSLFSSLSSPIKSNTPPSAAALINGTVSPTKYRSSSPTSLLSSSLQERIQATTNAATTSVNAAFDEVEKTFNSCSASGYGTLKSMSSSASSSYQSIRSSASSSLYATLRSPPNSTTTVTSGTMTVPVYSVINVLPEPQFKKLPEVSTPAAALSSSRKTMPAETNSAQSSFARTLSPVKSPLFMPPTALKSTTSSPLSSSQEILKDVAEMKEDLIRMSNILQTEPSSASKGFQSDSPKEAKIEDEEPCRIVEKVKQDLVKVSEILTKDTVKDSKTAIKMNKTDEAQCSKQAPVDPQPSNWSYPPRYETVVPQIKTKTIPDRDFNLLKVVDYLTNDIDSGSISKTADAKHKSDEVRREGEEKQKRMLKPEHKLKMPPANMRSSASEKELCKLADVLFGPDAMLESPDDISHDQDKSPLSDSGFETRSERTPSAPQSAEGMGPKALFQDIPPVITETRTEVVRVIRSYESPEDNKQPMMEDTRAVRYTDAEPKVLNASNVDQTKSFQMKISPDDDSMGKSMRVKEETHITTTTRMVYHKPQSKENASERMEESMSVHDIMKAFQSGRDPSRELAGLFEHRAGNDDTSQRDINSKPKVERIIEVHIEKGNKTEPTEVIIRETKNAPEKEMYFYQGNSGLSRQGEEEPEESLPCYLESSRVNTPMSQEDDSRPSSAQLMADDSYKALKLLSQQSVEYNDDESSELRGESYNFADKMLLSEKPDSSHSDTEEYLRDRSHFHSPDRSSYSQERSSGSRQEYILRSSNIDKSGENANVDDNFDKLTLLQYSSEPGSPKHSVWMRVTDDRQSQNREKLIYEDRVDRTVKEAEEKLSEVSQFFRDKTEKLNDELSSPEKKSRRSDFRETRSGPSSTHSSPERSTYKNGSSGEECRERFRDRFGSSDRKCASLPSSPERRVLLQYNDDNRKPGDGTSQGNAGDASKPFQMSCSKVSAVRLKFEQEAQKQEKGPQWGQTSNAPVRKLQESTLPVYQVFAGSNIPKSPDSPGSTRKVIESEVRGSSGPSPSANRYICSSPKHDTNGNEQEEKKSFKTWECHGNGNYKPQVSKLAHTLVQDAHGNDRNSQRQLQGFRDGITSKEETTKKTIYTELVVRENPNSSDVRTGSLKKNSESQIPVRMPCSFSENHQSTSLKLDTSVKLCERAGSQIPTLARNRLHGSSEANKSTNDSSVEKSSDSYDSSQSTVVCNGIDSDQVEYLENITPVVVTEGFKDIKPLPVYVSIQVGKQYEKETTGLLGTYQKIVSHESRTVHETRGAFYTVKQKQPPSPQGSPEDDTLEQVTFMDSSGKSPVTPETPSSEEVSLASRKTDSVIGYMPSMPSPIAEESEEDEGKTFIYTESLPQKTKPASSEPSNRNQETLKRPKEKRVAYIEFPPPPPLEAEHSDPEKRGSCASSEAETEMMEVNLQEEHDQHLLAEPIIRVQPPSPVPPGADDSNSSDDESIFHPIPNKKYTFKMKEKEEGEKRLKPKKPERNGNNKESGTNGVVKAEEEDLEQNDQSITDCSIATTEFSHDTDATEIDSLDGYDLQDEDDGLSEQDPKTSSLSNDGKTCDRSFSQSKLEVIEEEKTPSEDGGDNGKANSDQNIGDEKDYTLEGRHPDRQGDRQGFADNFFGYQLEEELNSTFKTVATKGLDFDPWSSKGGEGVFDAKAKEEDPKPFGLSVDDKSQATTPDTTPARTPTDESTPTSEPNPFPFHEGKMFEMTRSGAIDMSKRDFVEERLQFFQIGEHSSDGKSGDKGRGGKSPGVVTSQSKTGERGEGVKVETATDSSTSAKCSPAQTGTGCSDAPSGVTVAEITSSCTITASKVDPKLRTPIKMGIAVSITVKKDSGDLKECKAEMAESQMAEYINLENQSVESQSSGYTDPKLSERRDYPAENCNNNNNLESSSVQANYIQCGSVVFNLQSSSEPTLQKASRIEALFCSDSVERVEESSVQAEQRESEAIKEAETKQQKSRLPVKAPGWSFRTQATAIGKQKPKQVVKAEVRRRAEPVIAKVEPRSRIPIKDIKKSSTTSSPISVQVTAQSSRERVAIQLPSRFSIKNRSQVSSAGETSRENASEVCKRTIEYFKGISGETLKLADRLSDEEKKTQGEQSEEDSTSRSTSLSAPSQPSRSSRSGRGSRAEAGALSVRAKVDRASGSERSRRSRRTGGKEGSQVAGPRAPPVAEIKPSPQSPCERTDLRMAIVADHLGLSWTELAREMDFSVDEINHIRVENPNSLTAQSFMLLKKWVSRDGKNATTDALTGVLTKVNRMDIVTLLEGPIFDYGNISGTRSFADDNAVYLDQADDYHSILAELQSPVQLHSDPPFTELHSEPPTLTIDPTPVQLHPHPPTLILTQSEPWNDHMEPSVDPDTSTRTTLRPWELSLSIHTLHLDPTAATNTGMAEGDQVLMVQVEEEKKEVDISLQHQEDSRQTGASAVVAEGEAEEEAEEVVKGGGEEGVEVGEMAEEGDKVVEAKIGAKVVEGGKVAEEGAKVRVEGGKVEWAKVRVEGAKAVENGAEVVEEGGAYLSPQAWAEALGEQGVSGSTEEEDGDEDEKTEDKLKSLLEDIHLEEGSEEEDEEMTEARVQEIVSQVQQAEKDVCSLPGWHSDTSSVNVEPPTPGRSVSSDLLDRQENSQENSSDSITSSSRGEPARSRHNGDNTELPPQDGSLPVSQDSANGRTGRGKEEGTLVSERKVQQHFSESGSDEERTVTTRVFRRRVILKGEQAKNIPGESVTEEQFTDEDGNIITRKVIRKVIRRVSTPTPDDQGGDRGSWDRGDPWPCPFLLEEELEQGDGAKSRKEERSGEKKLQS